In a genomic window of Suricata suricatta isolate VVHF042 chromosome 12, meerkat_22Aug2017_6uvM2_HiC, whole genome shotgun sequence:
- the LOC115273487 gene encoding olfactory receptor 18-like: MEPQNLTGVTEFFLMGLSDDPELQPLLFGLFLSMYLVTVLGNLLLILAVSSDPHLHTPMYFFLSNLSLADIGFSTTTIPKMLVNIQTHSKSITYAGCLAQMSFFFLFGCLDSVLLAMMAYDRFVAICHPLRYPVIMNPCLCGVLVLVSFFSSLLDSQIHLLMVSQLTFCTNVEIHFFCDAPQLLHLACSDTSIHTILIYFMGAILGGMPLSGILCSYTRIVSSILRVPSTGGKYKAFSTCGSHLSVICLFYGTGLGVYFSSSVPPSPRKSAVASVMYTVVTPMLNPFIYSLRNKDIKRALLLLKKLNVGLIFTNKISLTGFWTSTISFTRELTNVNFHTLSRSAKSEPLQLELSHLYLNKPTR; the protein is encoded by the exons ATGGAACCACAGAATCTTACTGGTGTGACAGAATTCTTCCTCATGGGACTCTCAGATGACCCGGAACTACAGCCCCTTCTCTTTGGGCTGTTCCTGTCCATGTACCTGGTCACCGTGCTCGGGAATCTGCTCCTCATTCTGGCTGTCAGCTCtgacccccacctccacacacccatgtacttcttcctctccaacctgTCCTTGGCTGACATTGGTTTTAGCACCACTACAATCCCCAAGATGCTGGTGAACATTCAGACACACAGTAAATCCATCACCTATGCAGGCTGCCTAGCTCagatgtccttttttttcctatttggatgTTTGGACAGTGTACTCCTGGCCATGATGGCATATGACCGATTTGTGGCCATTTGTCACCCCCTGCGCTACCCAGTCATCATGAATCCATGCCTCTGTGGCGTTTTGGTCCTGGTGTCGTTTTTCAGCAGCCTTTTGGACTCTCAGATTCACCTTTTGATGGTGTCACAACTTACCTTCTGCACAAATGtggaaattcatttcttttgtgatgCACCTCAACTTCTCCACCTTGCCTGTTCTGATACCTCCATCCACACCATACTAATATATTTCATGGGGGCCATTTTGGGTGGCATGCCACTCTCAGGGATCCTTTGCTCTTATACTCGAATTGTCTCCTCCATTCTGAGAGTCCCATCAACAGGTGGGAAGTACAAAGCCTTCTCTACCTGTGGCTCTCATCTGtcagttatttgtttgttttatggaaCAGGTCTTGGGGTGTATTTCAGTTCatctgtccccccctcccctaGGAAGAGTGCAGTGGCCTCCGTGATGTACACTGTGGTCACCCcaatgctgaaccccttcatctacagcctgagaaaCAAGGACATCAAGAGAGCACT TCTGCTTCTCAAGAAACTCAATGTGGGACTGATTTTtactaataaaat TTCATTGACTGGTTTCTGGACCAGCACCATTAGCTTTACCAGGGAACTTACAAATGTGAATTTTCATACCCTCTCCAGATCAGCTAAATCAGAACCCCTGCAACTGGAACTCAGCCATCTGTATTTGAACAAGCCCACCAGGTGA